One genomic window of Lynx canadensis isolate LIC74 chromosome F2, mLynCan4.pri.v2, whole genome shotgun sequence includes the following:
- the ZFP41 gene encoding zinc finger protein 41 homolog: MEKPAGGRKAQTPEEEVHSLKDTPKGEKASSGEERPSKRSTLAKHGKEPSPSPEDEEHLFDAFDASFKDDFEGVPVFIPFQRKKPYGCSECGRIFKHKTDHLRHQRVHTGEKPFKCDRCGKLFRHSSDVTKHQRIHTGEKPFKCSECGKAFNCSSNLLKHQKTHTGEKPYECKECGKAFAYSSCLIRHRKRHPRKKH; encoded by the coding sequence ATGGAAAAGCCCGCGGGTGGAAGGAAGGCCCAGACCCCAGAGGAGGAAGTGCATTCACTGAAGGACACACCCAAAGGAGAGAAAGCATCGTCTGGGGAGGAAAGGCCAAGTAAGAGGTCCACGTTGGCAAAACACGGCAAGGAACCCAGCCCGAGTCCTGAGGATGAGGAACATTTGTTTGATGCCTTCGATGCTTCGTTTAAAGATGACTTCGAGGGGGTTCCCGTGTTCATTCCTTTTCAGAGAAAGAAGCCCTATGGGTGCAGCGAGTGTGGACGCATCTTTAAGCATAAGACAGACCACCTCCGCCACCAGCGggttcacactggagagaagccctTCAAATGTGATCGGTGTGGGAAGCTGTTCAGGCACAGCTCTGACGTCACCAAGCACCAGAGAATCCACACCGGAGAGAAGCCCTTTaaatgcagtgaatgtgggaaggcctttaaCTGCAGTTCGAATCTCCTAAAACATCAGAAAACGCACACTGGGGAGAAGCCGTACGAAtgcaaggaatgtgggaaagccttcgcCTACAGCTCATGTCTCATTCGCCACCGGAAACGCCACCCGCGGAAGAAGCACTGA